ctctaaaattgGTATCTGGTTAGTTCAATAACCGAAAACTAGATTTGCCATGCATTTATTTTTGAAGCATGAAAAAGAATAGTATCAAACTAAGAGGTAGGTAAACTTTTAGTCTGCAGTGCTTTATTATAAGTGTTTAAttagaaatgttttaaaaaaatggtgcaaATCCTTTACCCTATGATGCATTTTTCAAAGCATGCGTTGGGAGATTTTGCCTCCAAGATGCCTTTATGAGTGTCAATTACTGACGCCAACCCAACTCAAAGATAGGTAGAATTCAGACCTTTACTAGTTTCTTGAATTATTTAACATTAAATTCAGTTGCTTCGCGCCTAACCTTCAGACATGAGTACATGTATAGATAGATGCACACACAGAGCTTACAGTCCCCAAACCACAATAGAGTTTGTCTCCACTGCCATTTACAAATATGGACATTGGGTAGGATGAGTTGAGGAAATTGCCTTGATCAAAATATTAAGAGAATTGAACAAATAATCTTGCTGAAATGATAAAAACCAAGAACAAATGAATGAGTATAATCCACCGCCATGTAGTTTGGTAGAAACTTCTGTGGTGATTAATATTCAGTCAAGAGTTTTTCCCAACGCGTTTTGGATCCATGGAAAAAACTATTTAATGTCTACATGACCAGAGCTTCCTTGATGAGGTAAATATATTGTACAATTTGGCTCTTCACTAAAAAACTAATCTCATGTGTGTTGTGCATTCGTATCGGTGCTAAAGTGAAGTGGCTAAAGTGAAGTGACCCAAAGTGGCCTCCTTAGGGTTCGAACTCAAGACCAAGGCTCTTGTGATGATACTCAGATGGTACCAGAAGGGCAATCATAAAGGCTTTGGTcttgagttcgaatcctggggacgTCAATTCGAATCCTAGGGATGTCACTTTAGTCCCAAAGCGACCCAaagtggcctccccaggattcaAACTCAAGACCAAGGTCCTTGTGGTTGCCCTCCTAGTATCATCTGAGTAAGTTGCTCAAATACGTAACAATGTGTACGTATACCAAAACTTAATCATTTCCTTGATTAGGTATTGTCATTTTTACATTGACAACTTGACTTTTCCACTCTAATGATTTCAACTTAAGTAAGCTATGTCAGTTGGAGATTTCTATTAATGGCTCTTAGCTGACATGATATAAACTATTTGGTTAGTAagaaagtctttttttttttaatatgatatgATACCCATATGATATAAATAAACTGACATAAAATGATACCCATTTGATGAATAACACAATAGGTGAAAATACTTACATGGTAAAATCCTCTGATCACAAGGGAAAACTTAGTGAGGtaagattgaaaaaaatatacactatgaaaataaaattatgaactCTTTCCTAATTAGAATGAgagaatataaaaatttaaatgaataaaagtatttttttgatGAACAGCATAGGGGGTAGAGGTCTCGTTTTATAACACCAAGAAGCTCCACCTTTTGTCTCCTAAACAATATGAAATGTCTTCAGTATTAACAAAGATAACATAtgtttcttaattaattaattaattgaagacATTGCGTAACATATCATGTACTATTTTTAAACTCATAATCCATAATGTATTTGAAAACACTTCTTCTCATGACTCaaaatcatatatattatatttaaatcatGTAACTAGCTACTACTCTATTTCCCCCGTCATTTTCCTTGAATTTGGATATTTACACCATTAAAATGTCCAACAAACCAAGGCTTGACGATGATTTGTTTTTTCCATCACTTTTATGAGTTACAGTccattattaagaaaatttgaaactcGAAAGAGCTTATGACCAGAGCTTATGAGTTCCATCACTCTCCTGGCTTTATTGAGTTGCAATGTGTACGTGCTAGCTGTTGATATCTTGGGAGGTCAAGCTTTATGAACCATTCCAATTTTCCCTTGTCAGGGATGATTTACCAAAGTCTCTGCGAGACAAAAACAtcttcagatttttcttttccccttgCAATAAGCTCGTAAAAAtacaacaaatcaatcaatgaaaaccccaattatataaatacaaagaCTTAAGTCAAAAAGATTTTAAGCGtagaattaaaaatacttcttaatgTTTTGAACCACTTTTCgtacttaaaaatagtttttttttttaataaaaattaagtatttagaaaattttaaaaaaatttagaaattaatttaaataataaatacatttttGCCTATATCCAAATCAAGTTATCAATTTtccctaaaattttttaattgtaatGATACTAATAAAAGTGTTACAAAccacaaatattttaattaaaatcactCTTAAGcgattaattaaaaagaattgaatCTTGCAGAAGCAACCCAataaggccaaaaaaaaaaaattatcatcttCCAAATGGTGATACCGTACACCTGAACTAATGGGGAGATATTAGTTCATGCCAGTTGCCAAGGGACAGAATCGAAGCTTCATAGAATTATTTAGATTCACGTCTTCACCTTTTCCATTATAATAAAAAGGACTGGCCACAAAAGTCACGACCATCTAGAAATCAATGATTCCAACATTGTACGCGTTTTACATCGTAAATAAAAAGTAAGATAACATCACCTCAAAATTCCCATTTCACTCCCAATTTTCCAGGAAAACGAGGTGTCGCCAATCATACTCCACTTCACCCGCAATGctccactatatatatatatatatatatatgtatgtatacaCCTCTTACAACACTGCAATCCCACAAGCATTCAATCCATCtcagagggaaaaaaagaattgcagactgaaaaaaaaaaaaaaaggggaaaacaaaggaaaagaaagaaaatggctGAGAAGAGTCTGCAGGTATACCCCTTGGCACCTGCTAATGGGAATCCGAGGAGTGATGAAGAATCAGCTTATTTACACTCCAAGGagctgaagaagaagaagaggctcAAGTGCTTTGCATATATCGTTCTTTTTGCTGTGTTTCAGACCCTAGTCATACTCACTTTCGCCCTTATCGTCATGAAAATTAAGACCCCGAAAGTCAGGTTCGGCACGGAAACAGTCCAGGCCAGTAACCTGGTCATTGGCACAGCGGCATCTGGTTTCAATATGAGTTTAGCGGCCAAACTCACTGTGGAGAACACTAATTTTGGGCACTATAAGTTTGATCAGACCACCGGCACCATCACGTACGAAGGCGTGAAGGTGGGGGAGTTTATGATTCCTAAGGCCCGTGCCAGGGCTCGTTCCACAAAGAAAATTGATATAGTGGCGGATGTGAATTCCAACACCCTTAACAGTGATCATGGGACTGGGTTTTTGACACTGAACAGTCAGGCCAAGTTGACCGGAAAGGTGATTCTGATGAAggtgatgaagaagaagaggtcTGCAGAGATGAGCTGCAGTTTGGTCATTGATGTGAACAGAAAGGTAGTTAGTAGTGTGATGTGTAAGTGAGAAAATGGAGTTGATTTTAGGGGTTTGGGCTTATGGAATTTTATTTCCGTTTGTGGATATTTGATTCCAGTAGTGTTGCTGTTTTTTTCTTCACTCAATGTTTTTGAGTTTGAAACAGTCTTGGTATGTGTAATATATGAGCTTGTTACTGGGGTTTGATTTCTAGTTCACCAGTCTTATGTGGTAATAGGAGGCGGCTCTGCTCTGACCCCAACCTTTAATTTCAAGTTCTCAACTTCAACGGTGTTTTGTGACGAGCAAACTAATCAAGTTTGAAATATTAGTAAACATAGATATATTAGTAtttggattttacggatatattaaaaatatcaaataaatataaatgataaaaaaaaaaaggatcaaatacaaaataatcaatCCGATATTGGGTATATATCAATAAGATGAAAGTAAAATTGGGTGTATGTGACATCTTGAGTACTTTAAAAAGGTATCCtttgatattataattttattccaaagaaaaggaggaaaatTTTTTGTATGGTAGTTTATTAATGGAAATTATGTAGGTAGACTGAGCCACCCAAATGAATTTTTCCAGTGTTCTTATGGCCTAATGAGGGAGATTTAgaaatatcatttaataaagAGATTTTAGGGTGACTGATGACTTGGAAGTCAGGCCCATGGTCAGGGGGCCAAACccctttctttctaattttaggACCTACCTGCCAAGCCAAAAGCTCTCTCCTTCTGAATTAGCAAAGCAGTTGACTGCTAGACCTGTTCCAAACTAATTGTTATCATCGCCCAAGTATGTAACTGTCTTCAAGTTTGGTTAATTGAAGTTAATTTAGGCTAAGTTGAGCTTGGCTTTTGGACTATTAAGGCAGAGCCCCTTTAAAGTAGAGGAGGCTTGAGAAATAAAATGTGTTCCTTTCCTCTCTTACACCAATCCTTTCGAGAAACCTTTTCACCAAAGAGCAAGGCCCTCGTAAATGAGTTCCAACAAAAGTTTTGACCTTGTCAAGGTTAAAACTTTAGAAAAAACATTCGATATTGTTTTGATGCCCTACTAAACTTTAAATCATGATGATCAagtatataattaattaaatttgagtGAGATATAAATCctattaataaaaagaatttggatgatctttaaaattgtttaaaaatcttaatttgaatattttattgataagtTTTCTGTCTTAAATTGTGAATAGAATTACGAATAAAAGAATCATTTAAAAGTTTTACAACACAAGAttctttatctttatttttataaagaaaattgaaaaacttcAAGGCATAATCATTTTTGAGAATAAGAGTGCGTTTGAGAATGATTCTAGAAAacgtttataacatttttaatacttgaatgataaaaattttaaagtagtataaatattaaaaacacttcctaaaataacTATCAAACGAATTCTAACTCTTCTattgtttaaaaaagaaaaatatattttttattcttttttattattatatttttaatagcaATTTTTGGATCATTAAAAAACTCTTTGAAATACTccttccatttttaaaatattagatgGGTCGGATTAACTTATTTGAACACCAAAAcccatttctaataaaaataaattaaaataaaatgcaaaacaATGATTGAGATGTAGGTGATTTTGTATGTATAAGATGCCAATTATTGAATATAAAACAATAGGATTATAGTGGTGCAAAGTGCATCCACTAGGTCTTGATTGATAATACTTTTCTGGTACCAAAAAGGAAATATTCGATACCTTAAGTTTTTCCCGAAATTTTAAGTGTTTGCTTTGCCCTTGATCCAATCACAAACTCACCTATTTTCGCTGGCATATCGATGAGGGCAAAGATCGGATCTATACCCTGTTCTTTCCATTAAGAACAGAGCTCAGCCGGACCTCCCAGAAGGGCAATATATGTCGCCCAATGGTTGGCCGCAAGAGACGAATCAGCTTTGAGGAAAAGCATACAAAAGGTCAGAGAGCGTGCCCATCTTCATCAAGACTTTAATCCTAAATTATAAAGGCCATTAGAgggttaaaaaaatataaacattacAACAACCTGAAATCACAGAAAAAGACACCGCCATAACGCACACGGCCCACGACCCAGTCAGATCTATTCAACTCCCACGTATCCACGCGGTCGTTGGCGCActaaattatagataaatatataCATGTGGGCGCTCTTTACGTTTTACATATCTAGGTGACATCACAACTCCACGCAGACACTTCATTCACAGCCCTTCCCTGCTCTCAATCCACCCAAAAAACCGAACCCAGATCACCCTTTTTCAATCTCAGATCATGCCTGAAGACAACCAGTTCCAACCCTTGGCGCCTGCCCGACTCCATGGTAAGAGCGACGAAGAGTTCGGTGTTTTCAAACCCAGAGCGTCCAAGCCGCCGCGGAGGAGCAGTAAATGTCCGGTGTATGTCCTTGCGGGGCTCGTCACACTGGCCGCGATTGCATTAGTCTTTGCGTTAGCCGTCTTGCGGGTAGAGGCTCCCGACGTTGAATTAAAATCTGTTGCAGTGAAAAATCTAACGCATGGAACTTCACCATCGCCTTCTTTTAATGTAACGCTCACTGCAGAGGTCTCCGTTCAGAACAAAAACTTTGGTGCCTTCAATTTTGAGAACGGCACAGCAACAGTCCTGTACGAGGGCATGGTGGTCGGTGATGAGGAATTTAGCAAGGCTCACGTTGAATCGAGGAAGACGAAGAGGATGAACGTTACTTTGGATGTGAGATCAGATAGGTTGTGGAATGACAAGAATCTAAGCAGTGATATTAGCTCCGGGAGTGTGAATCTGACCACCTATGCCCAGGTGACCGGAAAAGTACGGGTTATGAAGGTAGTTAGGCGGCGAACAACGGCGAGAATGAACTGCTCCATGACTCTTAATCTGACGAGCAGTTCCATCCAGGATTTAGTATGCAGATGATTGTAAGTATGACCATCAGTTTTGGAGATTGAGATTCATCTTTTTCCAAGAGTTTTTGGTTGAGACTTGTGTAGAGTTAGCGTTCATACATGTATGTATTTTTCAATGGAACAGAAACTTGGCCCAAGTGCTGCTTGGTCTGCCAATTCATTGATGATGGTTGATGGGTATACCGTGGATTCTATGCATCTCGTTTATCATTTCTTCGTAAAGTTATCTAAGACTTTATTGTGAATTATATAAACCAAATTATAAACactataaaattaagaaaaataaatataatttcttaaattaagcgaatgaaaatattgaatagAATGGATTTTTACTATATATTATGGGTTTGATTCTATGTATCTCTTGTTAAAAATTGTGTTCATGGAAGAAATGAAAGAGCTGATGGAGCTTCAGACATGACCAGGTAAGGTGAATAGTCGGTTATTAATAATGGTTTTTGAGGTATACCATACATATGATACAATGAGAGTCCAGGCATAATGTTGATAAGGGTTTTGGGCAATGTACTCATGGTTTTATCCAATGTGCAGTTGCATGTGATGATGATTTTCTTGTATCTAATCAATGTGGTTTTGTCTTACACTGCCATTTAATTATCTTCCAAAAACATCCATTTCAATCATGAAACGAGTCACTGTCAAATTGGCCCAGCCGACGTGAAATCTAGATTTATATCATTCAAGCTGTCTGATCAAGAGCCTTACTCGATAAGGGACCAGCAAGAGTGCCATGGCCTTGGTAACTTCAAATTCCATACCAGCATCCAAATTGGCCTCAAAGGATGGCAATACTGATGGGAAAATTCAAGTAGTATTTATAACGATCTGTCCTCGATCATCCTCGATCATGTAGATACTAAATTGGTCTCAAAAGATGGCAGTGCAGATGGGAAAATTTAGAGTACTGTACTTATAGCTATTCGCTCAAGATTAAAAGAAGAACAAATATATATACTACCGTAGCATTATTACCACAAAGGCTTTCGTGGAGATTTCAAAGATGGTTGGGTGACATGACATCAAAATAAATACACGCAACTTGTGCTCCTGGATATTCAAAGAATGAGATTTCTTCATCGTCCTTCGTCCAATCAGTTTTCTTGATTGGTCTATGAGTTGTTAGCAAGGGTCCACCTACCAGCCATATAATCAATTGAGCCTTCACAAATATCTGAATGAGTCTTCTTTTGTCCCCACTTGTTCAGGCTTAAATAAAGGCACACAGCGATTGACCTTggcaaataagaaatatatatctATCCCATACAATATCAGGTGCAGATCTTTTCGAATTATTAGTGCTTATCCACACAATAAACAGAGCCCCTTGCTCCTACTACTTTGGGTAGAGATGGTCCTAAAATGGCACCAGTTATTTTGAATCTCTTTATGCTGACTTCTAGGGGCATCagaatttcaaatcattttagTGAAATTCTTCAGATAATTTGGTGAGCTCAAAATCactttgtttaaaaatatttcaggaAAGATGTAAgaggaatttgattttattagcACAAGGGAAATTGACCTTTACAAAGGATAATTTGTCCCTTTCTTTACTCTTATTAACGAAGCTAAATTACTTTTGTTTGTGCTGTGAGAAGAGGCTTGACTTCCATCCTTTCCTTCTGTTTGTGCTTCTTTTGGGTAATCCCTCTGTTTGGATTTTAGGTTTCTTCTAGGAAGTTTCCAGTTTCCTTGATTggattttccctcttttttagGAGTAAGAGTATGGTGGTAATATGATATGCCTTAGAACTATAATTGCTTGCTGGTTTATGCTTGCAATAGCTTTCAGAAAAATGGACTCTGGGCCATGCTTATCACGTACCTTGTCAAGTTTGAGTTTTTTCAACATACCTGAGAAGGAAAATTCCAAGAAAGATGGTTTAGACTTTAGAGATACTAATTCCAAAAAAGTAGAGCTGAAAAATAAATGTTCCATTAATAAGGCTCTCCATAACATAATTCCAAAAAGAGACTCTTGACTCAAATGATCATTAtacccttttattttttctttttataaacaTCTTAAACAAAGGAAATCTATCGATCTGAAATTTGAAGTTCGATTGAGGAGAGCTAGAGAGAACGATTAACTAGTATTAGAGGGTTTAACTCATCATATTTTAAACAAACATCAAATTTAAAccaaattacaataaaattgatatttaggATTTCAATGTTTACTACCTTTTAAATAAGAAGAATCCACTAGAAATAAGAAGTTGGTGTTCAAAATGGAGGAAATAGAGATTAACAGGTGAGATGATGGGGAAAATAAATTGTTGGAAGCGATATTTTCCCAAAAGTATGACATAGGTTAGTTTAATGTCATGGTGTCAGGTACTTGAACATTAGCTTAAGACATTTTCTTTACCCCTTCTTACCCCAAAAAAAATAGTGTCACTTTGTATCTTTGAACTAATAACCATCTTTCAACAAAACTAACCTCTTCCATCCCTTGGGACCAAGAAGGAATAAAAGAGCAATATCCACTCGTTGCCTATTGacttattaatatatatatatatatatccttggGAACCAAGCTTTTTGCtcatttttatgaaattctTCATTATTTCCAACATGGGTCAACAACACATCAACGAATTATCAAATATTTgcccaaaaattttcaataccCTTTCATATTTCCCAGTATCTCTTGCAGATCATCAGCTTAAACAAATACTCACTTTAAACGAGTAACTTGCAtccaaaactcaaatttctatttcaattttcatatgtAAATTATTTGCTAAGTATTaccacaataataataacaaattcagatataaaaaaaagttatccaATACcgtccttaaaaaataaatttcattgatTTTCACAAGTTAattatcctttttaatttttaccatgtgaattaagtcattaagttacTTAATTTCTTACCAATAATAGGttaatttaattctcaattcaCACAACAAACTGCAGTCTGAAGGCTTATTAATAACGaagaaatacaaaattttaaagaaaaaaaaaattggaatttataaATCCAAAAATTTGAAACTCACTGATACTAATCCAATTAATTCCCATGTCAAGTATtttaaagagtaaaaaaaaatatatggataAAAAAGGTTAAAGAGAAATATGAAATTAGAaggtttaatttttataaataaataaatatatatatatatatatatatatatatatatatatatataataaagaaatctGAAAAACAAGGTTCAGTAAATAAATTACTTAATTTAAGAAATATGGAAAGAAGGCATTTAGTAATGGGAATATGAGAATaagtaaagaaataaattatttgaaattttttgtaaaaagaataatatacacttaaaaataaagatgaaaaaaataatagatattaGATAATAAAGATGTATGGAAAAAGAATGCATAGGacattttaagaattttaataaataacttatatagtttgtttataaaaagttaaaagaaatatgCAAAAACAATAGGAATTTTTAGTAAATagactatttaattttttttatttataaatgttagcctaagggttctcctaatcgggttttgatgataacaaaccatggttaagtaaccAATTGGTTTAAtatttaagaatctcaggtataaactcgaaaaattcatcaaaggaccaaatggatacaagatcgacatgcttggaagacttgagatcataggaaatgaatgtaagatgatagcataagtgcacttaggatgttcataccttttcatgcatcttagaaaactcggtttattatttaaaacttgattttatttaaaacctgagttttatcaaacataccttaggcaaattgattcaaaagtggtatattaactcacctaaagaccttgcctaagtattgcaaaagaaagaaataaaaaaggataggttttcgaggtcaaaaggctcaaccggtcaaccggttgaggaaccggtcgaccggctGAGGTCATCCAGTCGAGAAAGGTTAAAaaccttttctctctcccagtagccttcttttcctggtcgaggtccggttgaggcaacggtaacctgtcatgcattaaatgctccaacagctagtgaaccggtcgacccctagctcgaccggacgaggttgccttttattgttttttactcccgagcttagaaac
This DNA window, taken from Vitis vinifera cultivar Pinot Noir 40024 chromosome 2, ASM3070453v1, encodes the following:
- the LOC104881121 gene encoding late embryogenesis abundant protein At1g64065-like; protein product: MAEKSLQVYPLAPANGNPRSDEESAYLHSKELKKKKRLKCFAYIVLFAVFQTLVILTFALIVMKIKTPKVRFGTETVQASNLVIGTAASGFNMSLAAKLTVENTNFGHYKFDQTTGTITYEGVKVGEFMIPKARARARSTKKIDIVADVNSNTLNSDHGTGFLTLNSQAKLTGKVILMKVMKKKRSAEMSCSLVIDVNRKVVSSVMCK
- the LOC100241699 gene encoding late embryogenesis abundant protein At1g64065-like, yielding MPEDNQFQPLAPARLHGKSDEEFGVFKPRASKPPRRSSKCPVYVLAGLVTLAAIALVFALAVLRVEAPDVELKSVAVKNLTHGTSPSPSFNVTLTAEVSVQNKNFGAFNFENGTATVLYEGMVVGDEEFSKAHVESRKTKRMNVTLDVRSDRLWNDKNLSSDISSGSVNLTTYAQVTGKVRVMKVVRRRTTARMNCSMTLNLTSSSIQDLVCR